GTTCTTCTTTTCATGAACTGGTGCCTCTGGGCAGAAGCAACCGGGCATAAGAGCAAATATTGGATTGATTTAGACTGGGGCAGATAGACATTACAGATAAGTACATGGATTACAAAAAGACCAGTTGGTTGCAAAATTAACAGCAATTGTCAATTTTCAAGCCTGGGTTGTTTCTTGGGTCTACCGAGCTGTCTAGTGGGCCCTATGCGCCTTCCAGTATGGGTGCGCTGATGCTGTCTTAGACCCTGGCGATAGATGAAGCTTTTCCCACATTCTCCACATTGATAGGGCCTTTCTCCAGTGTGAATTCTGTAGTGCACTTTCAGCTCTTCCGCCCTGGTATACCCTTTCCCACAGACACTACAAAGGAAAGGTCTCTCTTTAATATGGGTCTGATAATGTGCCATTAAGGAGGAGTTAATGCGAAATGTCTTTTCACAGAGGGAACAGGCGAAGGgtctctctcctgaatgttgcatctcATGCAGCTTGAGAGATGAGGCTGTGTGGTACCCTTTGCCACAGTGGGAGCAGAGGaatggtttctctcctgtatggatGCGCTGGTGAACTTGTACGTATCGCTCATTGATGAACTTCTTGCCACAGTCTGGACAGGAATAGGGTTTCTCCTTGACATGACTCTTCATATGCTCCTCTAGCTGTTCTTTGCCAGTGAACATAACGCTGCACCGATGACAGAAGTGCAGCTGTAATTCAGACTGTACAACTGGGTTTGCATCTgccattgtgtgtgtatgtgttgtaatGTGGTGTGCTTGTAAGGCTGAAAGACTATCATAGTTGGCCCCACATTCCAGGCAGCGTACAGATGACTCAGTCCTGGATTCATTGGGCAGCATCTCAGGGTATTGTGGAGGCCTTGATGACATGGGATTCATCTCGTCAGCCCAATCCTCAATACCTTTAAGTCCTACATAAAGACATAGGAATCAAAGGCAAATCACTTTTAAGATCTAATACTATTGAAGAATGACAATATTTGATTTGCAAAACATGTTTTCTTTTTAAGTTTTTCATATGGCATGCCATGAACTGAGTACAAATATTTTGTTTTAAACAAGCTCAAGTCTCATTTTAATAATTTAATGTTTACATGGCAACAGTAGTGCATTCACTAAAACATGACATACGGAACATTTCTAAATATTATTTTAATAAGATCTGGGAGCGCTCTGATTTGCAAATTAACACCCAATCCCTAAATCTCTTTTATTGGACATATTTGCAGTTAGTAAAAAATATCAAATGTGCTTCATCTGCAAAACACAGAAACTGATGGATATAGAAATAGGGTAAACATTTTGGGTAAACACTCTAATGACAGCTTTCACCTGTGTGAACCTTGTAGTGCGTTTTGAGATTTCCTTTCTGGTTGAAGCCCCTTCCACAGATAGAGCAACAGTACGGTTTCTCTCCCGTATGGGTCAGTTCATGCCTCTTGAGTTTATACACATGAGGGAAGTCTTTGCCACACACTGAACAGTGGTAGTCTAGCTTCTCCTTAGCCATCTTCAGCAGCTCAGGGGGTATTTTCACTGGGATAGGAGTTAACTTTCTGCCAGGGCCCCTCTTCACTGTGCAGAGAAATCATAAGATGGATTTTAACCATAATGTTAATTTATTGCTAGAGAAAGATTGGCCTTTTTAAAAACCTTTACCTGAATCTGACAGCAACTAGATAAAGACAACAGTGTTAATGGCATTGATTTGTTCATTGAAATAAGAATGGTCAATTCATTTTGCTCTCACCAGAAATGGAAGGAACCCTATTGCTGGCTTTTTCTTCCACAACAAACGGAAGGGTAGGTTTTCTCTTTCTGTTACTTCTCTTTTCTGTGTTTCAAAATAGATGAATAAGTTTTTAGTTATTTATCAAGTGaaaataccaaacatttgctGGTTACACTTTACAAATGCTAAGACTTGCTCACCTTTCTTTGACTCATATTATTTTAAAGTACTttaggggggcgtccaggtagtgtagtggtctattccgttgcctaccaatacggggctcaccagttcaaatccctgttacctccggcttggtcaggcatctctacagacataattggctgtgtctgtgggtgggaagccagatgtgggtatgtgtcctggttgctgctctagcgtctcctctggtcggtcgagccgcctgttcaggggggaaggggaactggggggaatagcatgaccctctcacacactacgtccccctggcgaaactcctcactgtcaggtgaaaagaagcagctggcaactccatatgtatcggaggaggtatgtggtagtctacagccctccccagatcggcagagggggtggagcagtgaccgagatggctcagaagagtagggtaatttgacgggtacaattggggagaaaaaaaggggggggatcccaaaaaaaaaccTACTTTGTTTTTAGTGTTTGGGCTTCTGGCAGGTTACTTTCCCATCCCACTTTTAATGTCTATTACAATTTACCATACATTAAACTGcactcccccccttttccccccaattgtacctggccaatcaccccgctctctgagccgtcccagtcactgctccactacctctgccgatctgggaagagacgcagactaccacatgcctcctctgatacatgtggagtcgccagccgcttcttttcacatgtcagtgaagagttttgccagggggatgcagcgcgtgggaggatcacgctatccccccagttccccctcccccctgaacaggcaccctgaccgaccagaggcactagtgcagtgaccaggacacatacccacatctggcttcccacccacagacacggccaattgtgtctgtacggacgccaagccggaggtaacacggggatttgaaccggcgatccccatgttggtaggcgatggcatagaccactatgctacccggacgctccttaCACtgcactttctttctttctcatacCTGGAAAGGGAAGTAGTGTCTTTGAATTCAATTCTTCTGAGGAGGACAATGCAGTAGGTAGAGCTCTCTTTCTTTGGGTTCGCCTTTTCACTACAAGATAAAACTGCCGTGTGTTAGAAGCAGTTGAGATCCTTACCTGCATGGACTTGGGGGTTTATGTTGTGACTCCCCCAAAATATCTGTCATcactaaaaaaaaatccccactaTAACTCCTATACTCACCTGGAGTTGTCAgaacttctctctcttcctcagggAGGTCTAGTGGTAGTACAGATACCTCTGGAACATTCTTCCCTCTACTACGTCGCTTTAGCGCTAGCAAAAAACAACACATAAGCAACATGTCAGAAATGGTATTTCCATTAATAagtattttgatttgattttttttttgtaccttgACAGGTGGAAGAAACATTTGACATTGTcagctccctctctttttcttttcctccctTCCTTGTTTCCTCTTC
This genomic stretch from Lampris incognitus isolate fLamInc1 chromosome 5, fLamInc1.hap2, whole genome shotgun sequence harbors:
- the LOC130113145 gene encoding zinc finger protein ZFP2-like isoform X1 — protein: MASASLMDQSLHLTIRLQQEEEEKQEEENICSTDHDSRAVDKKGSVDDGSGKTGSPQTAHATSKGGGVTLDSQARGQDQRECISPTLIMEVITAEEEETRKGGKEKERELTMSNVSSTCQALKRRSRGKNVPEVSVLPLDLPEEEREVLTTPVKRRTQRKRALPTALSSSEELNSKTLLPFPEKRSNRKRKPTLPFVVEEKASNRVPSISVKRGPGRKLTPIPVKIPPELLKMAKEKLDYHCSVCGKDFPHVYKLKRHELTHTGEKPYCCSICGRGFNQKGNLKTHYKVHTGLKGIEDWADEMNPMSSRPPQYPEMLPNESRTESSVRCLECGANYDSLSALQAHHITTHTHTMADANPVVQSELQLHFCHRCSVMFTGKEQLEEHMKSHVKEKPYSCPDCGKKFINERYVQVHQRIHTGEKPFLCSHCGKGYHTASSLKLHEMQHSGERPFACSLCEKTFRINSSLMAHYQTHIKERPFLCSVCGKGYTRAEELKVHYRIHTGERPYQCGECGKSFIYRQGLRQHQRTHTGRRIGPTRQLGRPKKQPRLEN
- the LOC130113145 gene encoding zinc finger protein OZF-like isoform X2 — translated: MEVITAEEEETRKGGKEKERELTMSNVSSTCQALKRRSRGKNVPEVSVLPLDLPEEEREVLTTPVKRRTQRKRALPTALSSSEELNSKTLLPFPEKRSNRKRKPTLPFVVEEKASNRVPSISVKRGPGRKLTPIPVKIPPELLKMAKEKLDYHCSVCGKDFPHVYKLKRHELTHTGEKPYCCSICGRGFNQKGNLKTHYKVHTGLKGIEDWADEMNPMSSRPPQYPEMLPNESRTESSVRCLECGANYDSLSALQAHHITTHTHTMADANPVVQSELQLHFCHRCSVMFTGKEQLEEHMKSHVKEKPYSCPDCGKKFINERYVQVHQRIHTGEKPFLCSHCGKGYHTASSLKLHEMQHSGERPFACSLCEKTFRINSSLMAHYQTHIKERPFLCSVCGKGYTRAEELKVHYRIHTGERPYQCGECGKSFIYRQGLRQHQRTHTGRRIGPTRQLGRPKKQPRLEN